GAGGCCGTCTTGTCCGAGGCCTTTTTTCTCCTCTACCCGCCTCACGCGCGGGCGCTCGATCAGCTTTTGCGCCGGGGTCATCTGCGGCTGGCCTTCAATCTCACCGATGAGTTGACGCAGGTGCTCGACTTGCGCATCAAATACGCCAACGTCCCCATGAGTCTGGCCGATGCCTGTCTGGTCCGTCTGACCGAAACCCTACCTGATCCCATCATAGTTACCAGTGACACCGATTTCACGATCTACCGCCGCCACAGCCGGCAGGTCGTGCCCTGTCTGCTGCCATGAAGTTCCCATTCATGCGTGCGCGACGCGCTGCGGCAGCAGGTTTTAAGATCGGGTTCAAAGGCGGCCCCGTCGTAAACCCTTTGGAACTTTTAACTTCAAGCTTTGACCTGGGAAGGGGTGCGGCAATGCTTCGGGCGACGTTTACTTTCGACGGCCTGGTATCTTGCCTGCGCTCTTACACGGTTCAGGAATTGCTGACCCTGAGCGCCGGGTTGGATGCCCGCCATTATCTTTGGGAGGTCGGCTCGGTCAAAAGCAACGGCTCGCTCCTTCCAATTACATACCTGGTTGGCGTGCCGGCAGGGTTCACCTAGAGTAGATGGTCAGTTTGATTTCGTGGTCGTCTGCCCCCAGTTTCTGGTGCATATCCTCCGGCCGGGGACTGTAAGGAGACCGCTCGATCAGGGCTTTGATAAGGAGCTCGCCGCATTGGTCATCAAGACTGTTTTCCGGGATCCTCGGTTCCGTGATGCGCCCCTTGGCATCCAAGCGGCACTTTATGACCACCTTCCCGGCAAATCGCTGCGCAAACAAATCGCCGTTAGTTCCCCCAGCGGCCCGGCTCACCGCATTGACGATCCGGTAATTCAACTTGTCGTT
This portion of the Verrucomicrobiia bacterium genome encodes:
- a CDS encoding pilus assembly protein, whose product is MPKNCIVDSGPLAALLDPREEHHLWARQTLSLQPLPWLTCEAVLSEAFFLLYPPHARALDQLLRRGHLRLAFNLTDELTQVLDLRIKYANVPMSLADACLVRLTETLPDPIIVTSDTDFTIYRRHSRQVVPCLLP